A segment of the Sander lucioperca isolate FBNREF2018 chromosome 7, SLUC_FBN_1.2, whole genome shotgun sequence genome:
GCATGAACAGTGCTTTTTTGTTGATATCAAGCACCCTTTTCTGCACACCGCTATTTTGCCCCCGCATGTTGCTACCGTTATCATACGCCTGTCCCCTGCATTTTTCGACATCCAGGCCTAACTTCTCCAAATGCTTCAAGAATACATCTGTTAGCCCTGAGCCTGATGTGTCAAGCACTGGTAGGAAACCGACAAAATGCTCTCCAACAGTAGCCCCGGCACCGATTTGGCACCTGACAAAGCGCAGTGTCACAGAGAGCTGCTCTATGTGTGCAGCGTACAGGGTGCAGTCCATTATCACAGAGTAGTAATGGGATTGTTTTACTCCTTGTATTATTGCTGCTGTCTTGTCTCCAATAAGAGTGATCAGCTCATTTTGTATAGTTTTCCCCAGATAATGGTCAGCAATCTCTTTTGTCTCAGCTCGTCTGACATGCTCGCTCATCACTGGGTCAAACTCTGCAAGCAGCTCCACCACACCTAGAAAGTTTCCATTGTTTGTTTCATGTAGGTTGGAATTGTGGCCACGGAAAACAAGGTTTCGTTCTGCAAGGTGTAATTAACCTTTTCATGACGTCGTTccactgtctttttttcaacatttgcaTTTCTTGATAGGTATTGTCAATGGTACTGTGCGTTTTTACGCGCTTCTCCAGCTCGCGCCAGCTGTCCATATTGGCACGGTGTGTATTAGATTTTTCATGATCCTGGATTGTGAGAGTGAGTCGTTCCCACATTCTGAAACCTCTGTGAGTGAGACTACTCGTCCGCTTGCCAAATAAGGTACAGCAGAAACAGAAGACTGAATCGGATGATTTTGAGTACACTAACCATGACCTTATGACCGTATCTTTTCTCCATTTTTCATCTTCATGAAATATCTGTCCTTGGTAAAACGGCGGTGTGATTGGCTTTGTGGGAAGTTAAACTCCTCTATCTGAACGGGACCGCTCCTAACAATATCAATTCGTTGGTCATCGGCAATATGCTCTGGCCAGCACCCGGGTCTGTCTCTGTAAACGGGGCTTTCTCCCTGGCATCTCCCTCACCTGTCTCAGCGGTAGGAACTTCATCGTCATGTTCTTGTTCTACTAACAATGTTTGGTCATCATTATTGCCAGCAGTTTGAGTTGAAGACGGATAATCTGTATTTTGGCTAGCATCTTGTGACGGGGGTTCGGCCGCTGCTGTCGCCGGCAGGGTTACAGATGCTGGACCAAAGAAAGATGTCACTTTTGGTAGACTGCATAAagcttttcttttgttgtccGATATCTTTCGTTTTTCAGCACCACTGGCATATGTACGTTTCATTTCCTCTTAAAATTCTTTTcctcaaaataacattttaacctAACggcaaaaaggcaaaggtatAAACACATAAACTACCGATATTAGATTCAGATCGCTTAAGCCGTTCGCGGGGGCGGTAAACGTCGCCATGGTAACTGCGAGTTCGACCATGATTTCATACCTTGTGGCTTTTATAGGAGCAGAAACTTTCGTTTCACAACCTCGTAGCTCGTGATCAATCTAccttggatggtttagacattatggctgaaaATCAATATCCTAcggagaaaatgaatgggattttgCTGGTCTGTTGGGGCCCCCCTTGGAGAGCAGGGCCTGTTTCAATTGGGGCCCCCCTTGGAGAGCAGGGCCTGTTTCAATTGAAACGGGCAAAACATAGGTAAGGCCGCGTCTGCAGCAGCaagtcggattcgaacccgcgccgctgcaggactcagccaatgtggggcgaacgctcttactgggtgagctagaggccaccctAACAGCTAATAACTtaacatctgaagtgtttaaagattctatttgtccattgtttatttctaaagaaacacgacaatgtataaaaggctccattaccttgtacctcacgttatggccccgtagcagccgtttttgtaaaaataggctaacgattgcaTCATGACCACGcaactttctgtcgcacagtagagaaattaccgtatagtcaggagaagctcgcggGCAAACGGGGGGACGTTGAGGCATACAGTAaagggagaagcccatagagagtccatgaaaagcatcggaacaaaataaatgtataatgttttgatggattggaaataCTTCAGTATGTGGCAAGTGAATTCATATGAAGTAACATTTATCCATGAACAACTAGGATATTTTAAGAAAAGTATATGTTGTTAAAGAGGCGCgttgcagttttggccatttctttgctgttttctcgctttttgctcgcaggtttctctatagagctccccctacagctttggaatagataatttggcagctcctatgttgtgtacattgacatatataaaatggaccaacagatcccgttgctctggacggagaccagtgaaggatattagaagcacttttctggtgatggctgagtgttattgcgcagcctccaactgagctcgaagacgtgagcaacctgtctgaaagttgtaagtcttctggtagctgtgccaagagaaatctcaatcattccgaatcttgcagagacggagagcgtaggtatgtaaggagataacacaggctaattattgctaactaaaatgctagttaacattagtaattaaacagctaatataagttgaaactgcctgcgagcttctcctatactatacggtaatttctctactgtgcgactgTAAGAATTGTCAGCAGgatgtatatgtatatctgtaACAGCTATAGGCCGGCTCCTCATCTACAATGGGTCTCCGGTTAGAGAAATAGACAAAGGGGGCAGAAGTCTTGATTCCACTTAACTTTACTGGTGTTCAGAATCTGGTACAGTGGTTTGAACAGTAGGAACAGCTTCCTGTCTATGTAGGAAGGTAGTCTGATACCTGTAaggtatatatatgtatgtacgtatggtATCTGAAACAATAATCAGAGTAGAAAACAATAGTGAATCAAtatgacaataaaatgaatgtatgTCATATATGTCAAATGAATATAAAATTGTCACATTAGCATCAACTATCTCAATATACTACACTCACAGATTAGCAGCTCacagcgttagcattagcgcgTTAGCATTAGCTTAATAACAGCGATGTAGAAACAGTATTATATCTACTCAGAAATATGAACTATCAATCAAACTCTCTAAATCGTCCTTAAAACACAGTAAAGCTCTGCCACAGAACTTAAGGTAACTGAAACATGGGTTCTGGTTATTTAACAAACTTACATGTGCTCATTCACGCATACAATGTTCATTCCTTGGCTGTACCGAGTggaataaccatagactgtatataagaatggaccaacaaatcccgttgctctggacggagaccagtgaaggccgttagaagcacttttccggtaagcgctgagcgttactgagcagcctccaactgagagagacgacgtaaatgtgccgtgagcaagcTATCTGAatgttgtaagtcttctggtggctgtgccaagagaaatctcaatcattcccaatcttgcagagacggagagtgtaggtaacattagtaattaaacttaaacagctaatgtgagacgaaactgcctgcgcgcttctcctgtactatacggtaattcctctactatgcgacagtaagtcgcgtggttatgacacaatcgttagcatatttttacaaaaacgcctgctacggagccataacgtgagatacaaggtaatggagccttttatacattgttgtgtttctttagaaataaacaatggacaaatagagtttttaaacacttcagatgtaaagttattcgctgtcaaagtggcgccaaaatgaatggcagtcaatggaatgctaacggggggtgatcgctttgtagcattaaaatccataggaggttcgcggtccgaggagaggcttacccccttggttccgaggagaagcttacccccttggttgtgTCCTACTTGTGTCTGAGTCcttgctcggtcagtctgccgttgcctctttctctgttcctccgacaatgctttcctagctatctgcttcttttttgctggCTCAGCCACgacaatagtgtgaaaaactcaatcgctaccttgttagccggttcctgaatgggcatatgtgtgcagtgcaagggggtaagcttctcctcggaccgcgaacctcctatggcgccattttaatgctacaaagcgatcaccccccgttagcatcccattgactgccattcattttgacgtcactttgacagagaataactttacatctgaagcgtttaaagactctatttgtccattgtttatttctcaagaaacacgacaatgtataaaaggctccattaccttgtacctcacgttatggccccgtagcagacgtttttataaaaataggcaaacgattgtgtcataaccacgcgacttactgtcgcatagtagaggaattaccgtatagtacaggagaagcgcgcaggcagtttcgtctcacattagctgtttaagtgtaattactaatgttaactatcattttagtgatcaataattagcctgtgcctatgttatctccttatatatacctacactctacgtctctgcaagattgggaatgattgagatttctcttggcacagctaccagaagacttacaactttcagacacgttgctcacgtcacatttacgtcgtctctctcagttggaggctgcgcagtaacgctcagcgctcaccggaaaagtgcttctaacggccttcactcatacatctgtcggtacacgatccgttctgcctgcacgatccgttctgcacatgcgcaaaatgttcgcgcatgcgcggttgtacgaggatttacgacactgcacgatctgttccacgcttccggtcgacagccaagctaacgttagtttagctaacagctaattcggctaactgctagctgagacagcatgtaataactttaaaagaccctcaaaataaaacttgaaaataaatgttgacatatataacaaacacctaacatatataacagctgttacgtcagttctactttacttgtgctcatttaaaatacaatcactcaatacttgtctttattgttattactgtgaagtcttaatttagctgtagcctgcttttcccattacgtttgagttaacgttattttagactgaatctagctgtcagctaacggttagccgaattagctgttagctaaactaacgttagcttcccggtggaggctagccataggctagcgtggaacagatcgtgcaggtcgtatggatacgtaaaacagtattatcttgcgcatgtgcagaacggatcgtgcaggcagaacggatcgtgtaccgacaacatccatgccttcactggtctctgtccagagcaacgggatctgttggtccatttttatatacagtctatggtgcagtgccgtgaagcaattcgatacatcgcgagacctgatatcacgtgatacttcctgacgctgaggccggtgGCTCGctggccgaaagttgcaagtgTGGTTTTTCAGCTctcaggcgctaggggggagcgagacgactaCCATTCaacttgaaaaaagtcatataaccattccaatgactccgaagctgttcagttaaggtaaattaagctgcATTGTTCCCCTCTAGGGGATCCCTTTCATCATGGTCGGAAGTCATAAAACATGTCCTAGACTACAACCTAAtgtgaaataaagaaaaacgtTCTGTTCAAGTGTTTTTGACCATGATTTATTAGCCTAACTTGCATGATTTAACACCTCACAATTACATGTTGGAATGTTATATGGTGAAATGTTACTAAGAACTGCAGACTAGGCTACTCAAACGATTCCAATcaaaaagtatattttaaagTCGATTCTAGTCacttcttttactgtctatgggtttctcttggcacagctaccagaagactttagagtttgaggctgcgcagcaGCTGCGCagtacgctcagccatcaccaggGTCTCCGTGGAAGTCTAtggcgtcgctgtgtccatttaTTCCACTGTCTATGGAAACAATGGATGTATAAACTATTGTCATTTACTGTGTTCCTCGTGCTattgtatttttaattaaataataacgttttggggggaaaaagaaggaaaaaaacttATCCGAAGCGAGGCAGTGACTCGCTACTACGCATGCGCAACACGATGATACATCTAAAAGTTATGTCACGCAAGTCTCACAACATGGCTTAATTAGGTTAAATAGTAGAGCTTCCCAATAGGTATAAGTATAAATCCAATAGAAAAGACTGCCAACCGAAATATGAGGCACCTACAGTTACTCTAAGCGGCCATAGTGTAAGCGAAGTAGGAAGTAGTCAAACGTAACTCCCAGAAGCTGTTTCATCTTTGTTTTATAGTTGGCCAAAGATTCTGGCCGAGCCGGCAGACACAACGTCACTTCCTCAagttattttcatttgtttgagGCAAAGGCAAACGCCAGCAGTTATCTAGCTAGTACCTTATAAACCAAAGATAACGTTACTATTTTAACTTACAATATATCAGGGTTGAAACGGcattaccttttttttctgtaaactTTTGTACCCTGAAATTATGCAAGAAATATAGCAGCTACGAAACGTGTTAGCGTCAGCAAAGACAGGAAAACGTGCGTTTGCGAGCAGAAGTAACGTTAgttggctagctaacgttagctagctagaatAGGTTAATTGGCTACCTATTGTTAGCTGCCTTTTTCCTCTTACCGTTGGTGTGGTAGTGCTGGCTAGGACCTGAAGCATTAGCTAGCTGACTTACTCAGAATTGTGAACTGATGGAGTGCCCTCATCTGAACTCAAATGTGAGCTGTCCTATCGATACCTCTAGGTTCCCTAACGGTACTCCGTCTTCCTGGTGTTGCAACGGTAAGAGAAGTGTTTGTCATCCTTTCATTTAACTTTACTAAAATCGACATTAGCGGATACATACTTTACAGTGTCTGCGCGCAATAATTTGGATCCAAGCCTTAGCTGGCCCCGATACTGCCACATGCGATATAATGTAGCTATATGTCAAAACAACAGATATCACAAGGGCAGATCACAATTAACAGTCAACACACAAAGGAAACGTCCATTAAAGCAGGGCATGGtgcagttttacatttttataatactTTATTCAATACATTGTACGCATTTCCTCCAGGGCAGCATTTCAGGCTCACAAATGGTTTCTTGTTTTAAACCCTGCAAAAGCAAAACACATTAGTATATTGTCTTcttaaaatgtaacgttacacttCTTAATTGAGACTTAATCTTTAATCTCCAGTTTGCAGGTCTAATAAAAGTCCATGGATTTGCCTTACCTGTCTGATGGTCCATTGTGGAAGGTAAGTTGTTGTCGATTTGTTGGCAACTAAAGCTGTGCTCAGAGTAGCAAACATACCAAACTACGAACTTAACTAATGCTCTGGTGTGTCTCAGTCCTTTTAAGTCAATTATATCATTGATTCCCACACGGGTCCTTCAGGGGTTCCCCAgctaaaaattaaataattttttcactacattttttactgtaattccatccataagtaacacaatgacagaatgtatgactattttggtcatgggtttcataTATTTTGTGTATTAAGACATCTTAAATcaaaaatcctatcagatggGGGTCCCTTGGATAAAATCGTATTAAATAGGGGTCAGTGGTCTAATTTTtatcagtttaggggtccttcaCATGTTCAGACGTTTGGGCACCACTGCATACAACCATGTAATGGCTGCaatacacacagaaatattGTAGTCAgtgttacctgtctgtgtaTAAAAATGGCCCTTAAAACCTGAGGTTAACAACATACACATTAAGTATTTGGCTAAAACATTCTCACAGCGCTGCGATTGTATTAGGATAGTACTGGCTAACCCCAGTTTCTGCTTCTTGTGTAATATACTTTCATTTAAGTCACAGAGCTAAGCATCTGTTTTATTCTTTgtcagtatttaaaaaaaacatgtaatttaCCAAGACTTAACACTGTTTTGGAAGTATTTCCAGAATCCTCAAAGACTCTTCTAATCTTATCTAATCAAACAAGGAAACATGTAATTTCCAGTTACCATCTTTGATTGGACAAAGGAATGTAGGCCAAGCTTGAAATACTATCAACACATTAGCTTGTGGTGTTTAATAACTCTGGGGTTTTCAAAGATCATCAGGGATTTTTCTCTTCAGAATAACAGATGCTCTGGTTGATGAGGAGCAGCATAGTTGTTCTCGAGATCAGAACCGCAATATCTATTTTTTGGGGCAGATTTTTTGATAAAATTTGTGAGTGTAACTTAGGCCAATACCCGTAACTGTttaaattagattattttctggtAGTTCCAGATGTTGTGTGTTATAAAGTAATCTCTTACTATATAGATACGTCAATGGACATGCAAAGAAACACTTTGAAGACAGCCAAGTCGTTGGCAGTAGTCAAAAGAAGGGTGAGAAACAGGAAAAAGAGAAATCTCATCATTCTGTCTGCATGGACTGCAGCAACTACAGCATATTTTGGTAAGTGTCCTTCAACCTATTTATTTCTACAATCTGTGACTCACTGTGGGGCCTGCAAAAAGTACAGTCATAAAAACAGTTAAAGGATTGTTAATGGTGTTGTAATGGAAACCAAATGTTTCTTTATATCATCATCACCATGAAGCCAACCAGTTACTTTGTAAGTGATCCAACATTCTTATGGTTACATGCCACAAAATGATTACGTGCTAATTACAAGCAAAAAAATGGTGATCCAAATATTATAAACTATATTGAGAAGTATTTGATGAAAATCCCTTCTGCCACATTTACACATGGTTAAATGTTGCATGCTACCACAGTGAAACAATACAGCAATTCTTATGCAAAGTTTAATGGGTCCAAATCTCAATaagtggattactttttttttttaatatgtatatGTCTTGACTAATGTGGATTTTATAGTTACAGATGTGATGACTTTGTTGTCAATGACACCAAACTTGGGCAGGTGCAGAAAGTGAGGGAACATCTGCAGAGTTTAGAAAAGTAAGTACAAATCTCAagaataaagtctttaaatatgtttttgtttcattgttTAATTCTATCATCATTAGACATGTCAAAGTATGTATATAACTATTTCAAATGTACTATTAGTCTTGGTAGTTTGACAGTGTTTGACTAAAAAGGCGAATTTAAGATGTAtctgcccaaaaaataaaatgtttttcccTCTTAAAGCTCAGCACTGATGGGTGACagacagaggaaaagaaaacTCCAGGAAAGCCCAGCTCCAGATGGAAAGTTGTTGAAAGACAGTGTAAGTGGCTGAAAAATAttatgattgattttttttttttttttttttaaagaagctgCCGTACGTTGCAGCCACTCCACATTTTTtaagtcatgtttttttttttttttttttttttttttaaataaaaaaaggtaaattGAATGTATATCTTTATGCATTTCTTCTTTCTGTCAGGATGGGGCGGCTTTAGGTGCTACAGGCCTGCGGAATTTAGGCAACACTTGCTTCATGAATGCAATTCTGCAATCCCTCAGGTAAGGCTCTGCACTGAAAATGAAGAATGTTGTTGGTAAACTGGGTTTGCGGCATGATCAGTAGCTCTGCCCCTGTAGACCCAGGGCCCCACGACCAGTCATCCTTTATTAATACAGTCTCGGGCGCAGTCAGAGGAATCACACAGGGTGCTTTGAAACAAGACAGTCAAAGGATAGATTTCCCAGCCAACACACATTTTTTCTGTTTCCCAAAGGACTGGTGTGTTTTCACATTAACCTTTTtatatcaaatacatttttatagtaCAGCTGGCCATTTACTAAAGCATGCCATAGATTTTTGAAATAAGCAATCAGTTTTCCTAATTTCCAGGCAGCCATTAGTTTTCAGTCATAAAATCAATTTGCATGAACTTGAAATGTACCTTTTTATAAAGCTAACTTATGGCTGTGGATTTCTAGTTGTATAATAGTTGTATTTATATTATCCTTGCATGGCAACACTGGTTTCCccattaaaaagtcaataaGTAATTAAAAGAATCAGTAAATCTAAAAAGAACTGGCATGATTTGGATAAGGGACAGCAATAATGTAATATAGATTGATTTTTCTGCAATAAAAAGCCAAAACATCTTATATGTAAAGGGCTTTATAGTAATGTACTCTGTTCCTTTCTAACACAGTGTGCTTAGGCCACTCACGCTTATTTACGGATGTTCCTGCCTGCTATATTTTTTGCTAATTTTCGGTGTCAAAACTGTTAATACAAAATCATGTTTCTTGACAGCAACATCGAGCAGTTCAGCTGTTATTTCAAGGAGTTGCCTGCAGTGGCTCTACGCAGTGGTAAGACGGCAGGAAGAAGGATGTACCACACCCGAAGCCAAGGGGACAACAGTGTGTAAGGTCCTCTTCTGTAGGAGGGAGGTTTCATGGACAGAGTGCattaatctaaaaaaatattttcaacaaATATAAAATTGACAAAATTGTTATTTGTCAGTGATCATGGAAGATGACTGTTTCAGAAATATTTTCTTAGAGAGGCATTATCATCACAATgtaccaaggttattatagttttgcatttttcattagtttttatttttatttagttttgactttttgttttcaaattcagtttagttttaattagtttttaaagcaggtttgctagtttagtttttattttttgaaaatgcttagttttagtttagtttttattagttttagtctttttttgtaatatgggttatttgtcgggggattcaaagaggtcagaaaaagtattgtgtaataataactcaacaaaaacatcatacaattttagaaatatgtattcacaatgtattcaacaataacaccagtacataaaacgtagcctacatatggtcataaatatgtaaacagtctacacaagacgccgcagtaagtgcaaaatgtgtaagtgacgtgttccaggaaaaaaacctaaatagccaacagactaaagaagacatacatgaacaggtgttttgaactttggttcgagtaaagtggcgaactttttgaagtcaatcaactctcacagttgtgtagacatcccagtatcaatccacatattaacccacgcttcctcccgcttttggtgttcctgcgtatttactaaccagcagctatcgggtcgccggtgaaagccctcctatgtgttctctgtcctgctgttgtctctgtcatgctgcctggccctgtatccatgccctgtaccggggttagcttctgtttcggggaaaggagGCTTTGCggtctcctttaccttgttatggtaagctaggttagcctcctagcttgtgtgtgcttctcaaatgtactttcaaattcgtgggatttttccctgtaataaagcatccacatattttaccaccttccccTGCAAGGCagttgcttttatctgacacagtcataatcaaataggactgccactttcttccgactttcggtaccgcaatgatgccaggcgaggggcatggactatgttgtgttcaatttgacatggaatgtcggaatttctgggttcccagtcggaaactctacatgtctacgggaaatgttaTGGTCGGAAAGATAacattatttgctctatgaaagacatcgacaaagacgaaaactaaggatatttactcgataattttattttagttagttttgcaaacagacattacagttttagtttagttatctcgttttaatttttatttcagttaacgactgTTCACTgacacctagttttcgttatttcgttcattttcgttaacgattacaAACTTGCAGTGTACTTAAAGGTGGAGATTTTCAACTCTTATATAATGCTGGATAGTAATTGGatcacattttaatttaatctgcAACGTtgtctgtcaggtaaatgtttTCTACTGAAGAacaagtacacagtaagtcagtagtatagGCCTatggttgcatattaagtgctttggggGCCTTCTGTGAGTCATTTCGGAGTAAAGCGGTTCttgagaaagctgcaagcagcaatacaggAGACCAAGCAATCAGCCCATTCCAAACAGACCtgttttgaacgggcactgcactactACAATGAATGaccagaaaaaaacactgtacATTGTAATGTAATCTGACAaggttgtttgtgtttgtgtgtcaagtATTTATAAGTCTTGGTGTCTTATGTAAACTTAGTTTTACCCATAGAGTATTAGACAGGCTTAAGATGTTGATTGTCCCCGGTTGTGCTGCAGGGTAACAGGGTTGCTTTATGTTGAACAGGTCTTTGGTGGAGGAGTTCAGGAAAACCCTTTGTTCCCTGTGGCAAGGAAGCCAGACGGCCTTCAGTCCAGACTCCTTATTTTATGCTATATGGAAAATCATGCCAAGTTTCAGGTATGCCAACAGAGTATTTGCCAGAATTAAGCTCATTATGCTGGAGCAATAAACGATTTACTTCTTAGTTCTGTTTTCTGTCAATTTGCTTAAAGGGGTACTCGCTGATTTTAAACCAGCATACAATGCCCACACTAAGATGGCACAGAGCTGGATTTGAATCGAAATATCTCTTTAAGTGTAGCATATTATAGTCAAGATATTATCGAAGATGCATTAAGCATCACAGACTGAAACTATTGTGATTTATCACACTAATGCCATttaaatctgtgtttttgtgtccagAGGCTATCAGCAGCAGGATGCACATGAGTTCATGCGTTACCTGCTGGACCACCTCCACAGGGAGCTCCAGTACAGTCGCAACGGGGCATCTCATTCACTCTCACCTCAGGATGGGGTCAGACTTTCCACTGCGGAAGGCAAATGCTGCATGTAAGCCCATGCAACCTTACAATTTTTGTTGAATGTGTTTCTGCCACGTGCGCCGAGCACTTTTCTGCAAGTAGCCAGACAGTGGGACATTGAACATAGACTGCAAACTTATGGTGCACACAACATGATTGCAGCGGCCAGGCAACTCCCGTTCCAGCATATGCCTCGCGTCGCACATAGCCTCCACCAAGTCAGTTTCTCTCacacttttgtttcttttttttttttattaattttttgtaTCACCCTGCTTTGATCCCACTTAGTAGAAAGGGGTGTTTTTGTGAGCCTTTATTTTCCCACATGTGAGGTGCATATTTGTTCGcccccatgttgataagagcattaaaaacttgaacAAATATccccttttaaagtacatttagaacagataaaaaagtGTGATTAATTAGTGATCAATTGTAAGTTAACTATGAACAttcatgcgattaattgcgattcaATATTtcaattgattgacagccccaATTAAAACTGCTTTATGTTGAACAGAAATGGGACTGCCAGTGTGGTCACATCCAATTTTGGTGGCATACTTCAGAATGAAGTCAACTGTCTGATATGTGGAACAGAATCTCGGAAGTTTGATCCATTTCTTGGTAAGACAACAACCTTTGTTAGTGAACAGCCAGATACAGCAAGTTGAAAAAAGACTCag
Coding sequences within it:
- the usp3 gene encoding ubiquitin carboxyl-terminal hydrolase 3 isoform X1, with amino-acid sequence MECPHLNSNVSCPIDTSRFPNGTPSSWCCNVCRSNKSPWICLTCLMVHCGRYVNGHAKKHFEDSQVVGSSQKKGEKQEKEKSHHSVCMDCSNYSIFCYRCDDFVVNDTKLGQVQKVREHLQSLENSALMGDRQRKRKLQESPAPDGKLLKDSDGAALGATGLRNLGNTCFMNAILQSLSNIEQFSCYFKELPAVALRSGKTAGRRMYHTRSQGDNSVSLVEEFRKTLCSLWQGSQTAFSPDSLFYAIWKIMPSFRGYQQQDAHEFMRYLLDHLHRELQYSRNGASHSLSPQDGVRLSTAEGKCCINGTASVVTSNFGGILQNEVNCLICGTESRKFDPFLDLSLDIPSQFRQKRSKDQEPGPTCTLRDCVRSFTDLEELDETELYYCHKCKKRQKSTKKFWIQKLPKVLCLHLKRFHWTAFLRNKVDTYVEFPLKGMDMRGYLLEPDNSLPESCLYDLVAVVVHHGSGVGSGHYTAYGSHEGRWYHFNDSTVTLTNEDTVRKAKAYILFYVERTEQGASDKTARNKPAVDTAAMDSGPSEADAQDKAAAADTVATDMVLMDVPASHMNTQDVAAPDNAALENVGEDMTELHKADTASVEAATDRDTSDKAAREEASQAIQAVAQ
- the usp3 gene encoding ubiquitin carboxyl-terminal hydrolase 3 isoform X2, which encodes MECPHLNSNVSCPIDTSRFPNGTPSSWCCNVCRSNKSPWICLTCLMVHCGRYVNGHAKKHFEDSQVVGSSQKKGEKQEKEKSHHSVCMDCSNYSIFCYRCDDFVVNDTKLGQVQKVREHLQSLENSALMGDRQRKRKLQESPAPDGKLLKDSDGAALGATGLRNLGNTCFMNAILQSLSNIEQFSCYFKELPAVALRSGKTAGRRMYHTRSQGDNSVSLVEEFRKTLCSLWQGSQTAFSPDSLFYAIWKIMPSFRGYQQQDAHEFMRYLLDHLHRELQYSRNGASHSLSPQDGVRLSTAEGKCCINGTASVVTSNFGGILQNEVNCLICGTESRKFDPFLDLSLDIPSQFRQKRSKDQEPGPTCTLRDCVRSFTDLEELDETELYYCHKCKKRQKSTKKFWIQKLPKVLCLHLKRFHWTAFLRNKVDTYVEFPLKGMDMRGYLLEPDNSLPESCLYDLVAVVVHHGSGVGSGHYTAYGSHEGRWYHFNDSTVTLTNEDTVRKAKAYILFYVERTEQGASDKTARNNGPSEADAQDKAAAADTVATDMVLMDVPASHMNTQDVAAPDNAALENVGEDMTELHKADTASVEAATDRDTSDKAAREEASQAIQAVAQ